The nucleotide sequence TACTCGGGTGGCATTATCCCCTTGATATAGTGGCAAGTGGGATTATCATTCTTTTATCCCACAGTGCTTACTGGCTCATTAATAATTCTTACCGAGGTACCCACTTTTACTTGTTCAAATAAATATTCTATATCTTGTGGTAACATGCGAATACACCCTGCGCTTACGCGTTCACCTACTCCCCCATGACTGTTCGTTCCGTGGATTAGGTAGGTAGACCAACCTAAACGTAATGCATAACGCCCTAAAGGATTACTTTCATTAGGGGGAAAGGACTCAGGAATAACCAGGCCATTCTTTTCACCTTCTTTTTGTAATTTAATTGAAGGCCTCCACGTAGGATCTTTTACTTTTGCAATAATTTTTGTAATTCCCAGGGGAGTACTCCACCCTTTTCGCCCAATTCCCACAGGGAATGTAAATACAACATTCTCATGGGGAGGAAAATAATATAGCCTGAAGGTTGCCAAATTAATAATAATTCCGTGCCATGGCCCTTTCGGGAGTTGAAATCGAGTGGGGAGTGTAATTTTAACTTGTGGGGAAAGTATGTGATCACTGGGTAAGTTGGGATTGGCGAGCATCATTTCGTTAAGGCCTAAATCATTACGAATACCTACCTCTCTTAACGTTTCTCCATACTCAGCATGGTCATATGTAATTTTTCCTATCGTAGAAGAGCCTGGTTGGATAACAAAAGTTTCAGCATGAACACCAAAAGAAAAAAATAGACTGATAATAAAAAACGAAAAAAAAGACGTTTTATAAAAGATTAAATGAATAATACATTTCTCCATTTGCATCATTTTGCACAAAACCCTGCATATTCATTTTCATTAATAGGGAATCCGGGATTACATTGATTTTTTGTGGCCATTTAAACAGCATAATTGTCAAAACATTTCTATGTTCGCCTTTAATTAAATCAAAAGAATGTTCCTTATTGGGAATCATTCGATGTTTTTTATCATATACGCTTTCTAAATAGTTTTTTATTTTTATCACTACATTTAAATGTCCCTTATTCATTAACATAAAGCAAACTCCTACTTCAACAATAACATCGTTTTCAGTACGCCGAATTATTTCATCAATATTTTTTTCAAAATAATCAATGATCCAATTTAGCATTTGCTCATCCGCTTCATTTTGATAATAGTTACTAGAGGCAATAATAAAATGCGTCAGTGCATATATTTTGATAGTGTAATCAGTCGCTGACAGTCTTTTGTCTTCTTCATCTGGAAAAACTTTCCTGAATTTTTGGATGAACCTCTTTCTCAAATCAGCAACCCCTAAATCGTAAAGATAATAAACATAATTGACACACTGGGCACCACAAACCTTTATTGTTTTTTCATCAACCAAGAAAGGTTCAATGGTATTCATTTGAGATTTAATATAATTCAGCCCTTGTTCACTGGCAGGGAATAATGGAGTTTTCTCAAATTTGTAATAGTTAATTTTTTTAATTAACAATAACAAATTTAAATAAAAAGCCGCCCTATTCCATTCTTCAATTTTTTTGAATCGTAATTTTTTTCGAACTGCATCGTTGTCATGTAGAGTTAACAGACGTTTATTTTCTTCATCAATTAGAAAATCATTACTCAAATTACTCACTAAGTACTTAAATCTTTCACTTAATGCATACATATATAGAAAGAGTGGATTCAGGTAAGAAGTATTCCCTGTAATAATAAACAACCGGGTTGAGAAATGTTCTTGCAGGCTAAGGGGGAGTATATATAAATGGGACTGGTAGTTATCCAGGATCTCATCACCAATATTAGCATGGCCAATTGAACTAAATAAAAATAAGCTTAATATCAATGATTTCATACGTTTGCTACTATCATTTTGGGGAAATTATTCCCACTCTATCCAAAAACCTTTAAAGATAGCGTTGTTAGCTAGAATGGGAGCAAGCAAAATACCCTATTATAACCCAGAATCTGTTTTAAACCTCTCTCCATACAGGGTTTCCAATCGGGCAAATAGCGCATTTAGCTTATCTTTTCCGAATTGACTAGCATAATGCATAGGCCCTCCTCTAAATGGAGCAAAACCCGTACCAAAGATCATCCCTGCATCCAACAAATCTGCATCTGCCACAACGCCTTCGCGCAAACATGCTGCGGACTCATTTACCATGCGTAAAATTAATCGATTGGCAATTTCTTCGGTATTTTCCGTTTCTGCGACTGGCATTTTAACCGGTTTTCCATTTTTATAGTGATAAAACCCCTGGCCTGTTTTCTTACCTAACTTGCCTTCTTTTACCATTTCCCTTAAACGCTCAGGTACAGTACCGCCAAAGTGGCTGGTAAGATTTTCAGCCACCGCCAGGCAAACATCCATACCAACAGTATCCGCTAATTCAACAGGGCCCATAACCATCCCAAAATTGGTGGCAGCTTTATCAATCGCTTCCGCTTTATATCCCTCCTCGAGAAGTTGGACGCACTCCATCAAATAAGGCATTAAGATACGATTAATTAAAAACCCGGGGCTTGATTTTACCGGCAAGGGAAGTCTGTTAATTTGATTTACAAAAGCGGCTGCCTTTTGCGCAATCAGACTCTCTGTCTTATCGTTACTAACGATTTCAACCAACTCCATTTTGGCAACCGGATTGAAAAAATGAATCCCTACTAATCGATTTGGCTCCTCCATAACCTGTGCAATCTCATCCAGAGGAATGCTAGAGGTATTGGTAGCAATAATAGCCTCTTTTTTTGCCTTCTTTTCAACTGCTGCAAATATTTCTTGCTTGATTTTTAAGTTTTCAAAAACGGCTTCAATAATAACATCTGCTTTTTCAATACCAAACCCTTGTGGATCAGGAATTAAATTATCACTGGCTTCCTGAATTAGTCTTGGCTTTTTTAATTTCTTTTTAAAAAGTGCATGCGCTCTAGTGATAGCCGGCGAAATTTTTTCATAACCTTGATCTTGTATCGTGACACGAATTCCGCGTAAAGCGCACCATGCTGCAATATCGCCGCCCATGATTCCTGCCCCTATAACATGAACATGCTTCGCGTGGAATTCAGTCTCTTTTGCAAAGGATTTTAATCGCTCCCGCAATAAAAAAGCGCGGATTAAGTTTTTAGCAGTTTCCCCGCCGGTAACTAATTTTTCAACTGAATCAGCTTCTTTTAAATAAGCGCGTTCATCAAAACCACTTTCCTTCTCCCATAAGTCAATAACTGCATAGGGTGCTGGATAATGTTTTTCTTGCACACGCTTACTAACCTGGCGGCGCAATAACTTTGCAATAAGAGGTCGAAGCCAACCATAATTAGTAAGCGATTGAAGGAAGGTAGGAGTATGCTTTGCTGGCTTGTTATTAATATAATAGATGGCTGCTCTTTTTAATTGTCGTAGTGGAACTACTTCATCCACAAAA is from Legionella adelaidensis and encodes:
- a CDS encoding L,D-transpeptidase family protein encodes the protein MEKCIIHLIFYKTSFFSFFIISLFFSFGVHAETFVIQPGSSTIGKITYDHAEYGETLREVGIRNDLGLNEMMLANPNLPSDHILSPQVKITLPTRFQLPKGPWHGIIINLATFRLYYFPPHENVVFTFPVGIGRKGWSTPLGITKIIAKVKDPTWRPSIKLQKEGEKNGLVIPESFPPNESNPLGRYALRLGWSTYLIHGTNSHGGVGERVSAGCIRMLPQDIEYLFEQVKVGTSVRIINEPVSTVG
- a CDS encoding DUF3541 domain-containing protein, whose amino-acid sequence is MKSLILSLFLFSSIGHANIGDEILDNYQSHLYILPLSLQEHFSTRLFIITGNTSYLNPLFLYMYALSERFKYLVSNLSNDFLIDEENKRLLTLHDNDAVRKKLRFKKIEEWNRAAFYLNLLLLIKKINYYKFEKTPLFPASEQGLNYIKSQMNTIEPFLVDEKTIKVCGAQCVNYVYYLYDLGVADLRKRFIQKFRKVFPDEEDKRLSATDYTIKIYALTHFIIASSNYYQNEADEQMLNWIIDYFEKNIDEIIRRTENDVIVEVGVCFMLMNKGHLNVVIKIKNYLESVYDKKHRMIPNKEHSFDLIKGEHRNVLTIMLFKWPQKINVIPDSLLMKMNMQGFVQNDANGEMYYSFNLL
- a CDS encoding 3-hydroxyacyl-CoA dehydrogenase NAD-binding domain-containing protein; the encoded protein is MNKYKHWEVAIDDAHIVWLAINRKDTSVNALNDEVLDELNSILHDVSQISDAKGLVIYSPKNGFIAGADVNAFSQFDSSAQALDFLRKGQAVFSRIENLNIPSVAMINGFCLGGGLELALACDYRIATDEKETRLGLPEIMLGIHPGWGGTVRLPRLIGGFNALAQVILPGIPMAAKRAKALGFVDEVVPLRQLKRAAIYYINNKPAKHTPTFLQSLTNYGWLRPLIAKLLRRQVSKRVQEKHYPAPYAVIDLWEKESGFDERAYLKEADSVEKLVTGGETAKNLIRAFLLRERLKSFAKETEFHAKHVHVIGAGIMGGDIAAWCALRGIRVTIQDQGYEKISPAITRAHALFKKKLKKPRLIQEASDNLIPDPQGFGIEKADVIIEAVFENLKIKQEIFAAVEKKAKKEAIIATNTSSIPLDEIAQVMEEPNRLVGIHFFNPVAKMELVEIVSNDKTESLIAQKAAAFVNQINRLPLPVKSSPGFLINRILMPYLMECVQLLEEGYKAEAIDKAATNFGMVMGPVELADTVGMDVCLAVAENLTSHFGGTVPERLREMVKEGKLGKKTGQGFYHYKNGKPVKMPVAETENTEEIANRLILRMVNESAACLREGVVADADLLDAGMIFGTGFAPFRGGPMHYASQFGKDKLNALFARLETLYGERFKTDSGL